From the genome of Cryptosporangium aurantiacum, one region includes:
- a CDS encoding FAD-dependent monooxygenase: MHGDGVKILIVGAGTAGLAAARTLHDWGADVRVVEREAKPSVDGTGIFLPGNAMRALDDLGVAPQVTARGITVARQRISDRRGRVLMEIDNDDLWGGVAPCVAVHRVDLHEVLLAAAKNVPIVYDRAPISLVDTDDGVLVEFDDRSSDTYDLVIGADGVHSTVRRLAFGDAGLRPLGQIAVRFVATVPDPEPVWSLTVHGRAALLTIPIGGDRVYCYSDGVVPLPAPLVATAGPAHRASVEEVHLDRWSNGLTVLIGDAAHATGPNMAQGSAMAVEDALVLADSLARSRTIAEALAQHERRRRPRVDHVRKTTNRRDSLRAIPEAVRAQVFRSFGPALWRMHYGSLRGRP, from the coding sequence GTCGAGCGCGAAGCCAAACCGAGCGTCGACGGCACCGGGATCTTCCTGCCCGGCAACGCGATGCGGGCGCTCGACGACCTCGGGGTCGCACCGCAGGTGACCGCACGCGGCATCACGGTGGCCCGGCAGCGGATCTCCGACCGGCGTGGCCGGGTGCTGATGGAGATCGACAACGACGACCTCTGGGGCGGCGTCGCGCCGTGCGTGGCGGTGCACCGGGTCGACCTGCACGAGGTGCTGCTGGCCGCGGCCAAGAACGTGCCGATCGTCTACGACCGCGCGCCGATCTCGCTGGTGGACACCGACGACGGGGTGCTGGTCGAGTTCGACGACCGCTCGTCCGATACGTACGACCTGGTGATCGGCGCGGACGGCGTGCACTCGACGGTGCGCCGCCTGGCGTTCGGCGACGCGGGGCTGCGGCCGCTCGGCCAGATCGCCGTGCGGTTCGTGGCGACGGTGCCGGATCCCGAGCCGGTCTGGTCGCTGACGGTGCACGGCCGGGCGGCGTTGCTCACGATCCCGATCGGCGGCGACCGGGTGTACTGCTACAGCGACGGCGTCGTTCCGCTGCCGGCGCCGCTGGTGGCGACCGCGGGCCCGGCGCACCGGGCGTCGGTGGAGGAGGTCCACCTGGACCGCTGGTCGAACGGCCTGACCGTGCTGATCGGCGACGCCGCGCACGCCACCGGGCCGAACATGGCGCAGGGGTCGGCGATGGCGGTCGAGGACGCGCTGGTGCTGGCCGATTCGCTCGCGCGGTCCCGGACGATCGCCGAGGCGCTGGCCCAGCACGAGCGACGTCGCCGGCCGCGAGTGGACCACGTGCGGAAGACCACGAACCGGCGCGACAGCCTGCGGGCGATCCCGGAGGCGGTGCGCGCGCAGGTCTTCCGCTCGTTCGGTCCGGCGTTGTGGCGCATGCACTACGGCTCGCTGCGCGGTCGTCCCTGA
- a CDS encoding helix-turn-helix transcriptional regulator: protein MLETSGRLLRLLSLLQSRRDWTAADLATRLDVTTRTIRKDVERLRALGYPVDARPGVAGGYRLGSGGSLPPLLLDEDEVVAVVVGLRTAAGGSVAGIEEISVRALTKVQQMLPPRLRHRAAAFREYALPVPGVGPAIDPGVLTTIAGSCRDHERLRFDYRAHDGTESRRDVEPYRLVHDRRRWYLFAWDTDRTDWRTFRADRITPRTPGGPRFPPRELPPDDEIAARVTRGVGAAPWHYRARVVVHADADYVRQRIPVPVDVRPIGPGRCEFTPGSDDPRMLAHYLGLLDADFTVVDGPELIDALAQLAARYRRAIEPDQGRPRSEP from the coding sequence CAGAGCCGCCGCGACTGGACCGCCGCCGACCTCGCGACCCGGCTGGACGTCACCACCCGGACGATCCGCAAGGACGTGGAGCGCCTGCGCGCCCTCGGGTACCCGGTCGACGCCCGGCCCGGCGTCGCCGGGGGATACCGGCTGGGCAGCGGGGGCAGCCTGCCACCGCTGCTGCTCGACGAGGACGAGGTCGTGGCGGTCGTCGTCGGGCTGCGCACCGCGGCGGGCGGGTCGGTGGCCGGGATCGAGGAGATCTCGGTGCGGGCGCTGACCAAGGTGCAGCAGATGCTGCCGCCGCGGCTCCGCCACCGAGCCGCCGCGTTCCGCGAGTACGCACTACCGGTGCCGGGCGTGGGCCCGGCAATCGACCCGGGTGTGCTGACCACGATCGCGGGCTCCTGCCGGGACCACGAGCGGCTGCGGTTCGACTACCGGGCCCACGACGGCACCGAATCCCGGCGTGACGTCGAGCCGTATCGCCTCGTCCACGACCGTCGTCGCTGGTACCTGTTCGCCTGGGACACCGACCGGACCGACTGGCGGACGTTCCGGGCCGACCGGATCACGCCACGCACCCCCGGCGGCCCGCGCTTTCCGCCGCGCGAGTTGCCTCCGGACGACGAGATCGCCGCCCGGGTGACCCGGGGCGTCGGCGCGGCGCCGTGGCACTACCGGGCCCGCGTCGTCGTCCACGCCGATGCGGACTACGTCCGCCAACGCATCCCGGTGCCGGTCGACGTGCGCCCGATCGGTCCCGGCCGGTGCGAGTTCACGCCGGGCTCGGACGACCCGCGGATGCTCGCCCACTACCTCGGCCTGCTCGACGCCGACTTCACGGTCGTCGACGGCCCCGAACTGATCGACGCGCTGGCGCAGCTGGCCGCCCGCTACCGCCGGGCGATCGAACCGGATCAGGGACGACCGCGCAGCGAGCCGTAG